The following proteins come from a genomic window of Pseudochaenichthys georgianus chromosome 17, fPseGeo1.2, whole genome shotgun sequence:
- the fam78ba gene encoding LOW QUALITY PROTEIN: protein FAM78B (The sequence of the model RefSeq protein was modified relative to this genomic sequence to represent the inferred CDS: deleted 1 base in 1 codon): MCILARYHLLPSSLVLLILLVACSMGCIQSIACKPRIRRENIVVYEVSASIDQCPTIIEENSPIVLRYKTPYFRASAGVVMPPVPRNETWVVGWIQACTQMEFYNTYGDIGMSSWELPELREGRVKAISDSDGVSYPWYGNTTETVTLTGPTSKPSRLTVSMNDNFYPSVTWAVPISNSNTPMLTHITRDQSFITWLVAMNSITKERIVLQTVRWRMRVDIAVEPDMPLGSRASLVGRPYQEQPHILNYQEPIPPNALGRPNANDAQVLMWRPRRGAPLVVIPPK, encoded by the exons ATGTGCATACTGGCCAGGTATCATCTGCTCCCTTCTTCTCTGGTTTTGCTCATTTTGCTTGTCGCCTGCAGTATGGGCTGTATTCAGAGCATCGCATGCAAGCCCCGCATCAGGCGGGAGAACATTGTGGTGTACGAGGTTTCAGCCTCCATCGACCAGTGTCCCACCATCATCGAGGAGAACTCACCCATTGTGCTCCGCTACAAGACGCCTTACTTCAGGGCCTCGGCAGGGGTTGTGATGCCTCCAGTGCCCCGCAATGAGACCTGGGTGGTGGGCTGGATCCAGGCTTGTACCCAGATGGAGTTCTACAACACCTATGGGGATATTGGCAT GTCCAGCTGGGAGCTACCAGAGCTGCGAGAGGGTCGGGTGAAGGCCATCAGCGACTCTGACGGTGTCAGCTACCCCTGGTACGGCAACACCACCGAGACAGTCACCCTGACCGGACCCACGTCCAAACCGTCCCGCCTGACGGTCAGCATGAACGACAACTTCTACCCCAGTGTGACCTGGGCGGTGCCCATCAGCAACAGCAACACGCCCATGCTGACCCACATCACCAGGGACCAGAGCTTCATCACCTGGCTGGTGGCCATGAACTCCATCACCAAG GAGCGCATCGTGCTGCAGACGGTGCGG TGGCGGATGCGTGTGGACATTGCCGTGGAGCCCGACATGCCTCTGGGCTCTCGGGCCTCGTTGGTGGGGCGGCCCTACCAGGAGCAGCCGCACATTCTCAACTACCAGGAGCCCATCCCTCCCAACGCACTGGGGAGGCCCAACGCCAACGACGCCCAGGTGCTGATGTGGAGGCCACGGAGAGGGGCGCCACTAGTGGTCATACCGCCAAAATAG